In Burkholderia sp. GAS332, one DNA window encodes the following:
- a CDS encoding transcriptional regulator, TetR family → MGHSQATKLATHERIVQVAARRLRERGIDGISVGDIMKEAGLTVGGFYKHFDSRDALVTEAFILALQDIEHIQDALKTAPQRAISTYVSGSHRNNVGRGCPISALVNDVARAPDATRKVFTERVSEIIDLLAQSFSETESAHDKAVMIFSACVGSIALARAVQDPSLSNKIIEGALKEMLKMYE, encoded by the coding sequence ATGGGGCACTCACAAGCTACGAAACTGGCCACGCATGAGCGGATTGTGCAGGTTGCCGCACGTCGTTTGCGCGAACGTGGTATTGACGGGATTAGTGTCGGCGACATCATGAAAGAAGCTGGCTTAACCGTCGGCGGCTTCTACAAGCATTTCGATTCACGCGATGCGCTTGTGACAGAGGCTTTCATCCTGGCGTTGCAGGACATCGAGCATATTCAGGACGCGCTCAAGACGGCGCCTCAGCGCGCAATAAGCACCTATGTGTCCGGAAGTCATCGGAACAACGTCGGCAGAGGCTGCCCGATTTCAGCGTTGGTCAACGATGTGGCGCGCGCTCCGGATGCAACCCGTAAGGTGTTCACTGAACGTGTCAGTGAAATCATCGATTTGCTCGCGCAGTCTTTTTCAGAGACGGAAAGCGCCCACGATAAAGCGGTGATGATCTTCAGCGCCTGCGTGGGATCCATAGCACTCGCTCGCGCAGTGCAGGACCCGAGTCTGTCAAACAAGATAATCGAAGGAGCGCTGAAGGAGATGCTGAAAATGTACGAATGA
- a CDS encoding Predicted arabinose efflux permease, MFS family, giving the protein MSPNTVGSESPAQSAAPEEPGLTHQLDSSLLMVMAVACGVFVANIYYNQPILELLQQAFPRSPGLVNLVPTATQLGFACGLFFLVPLGDRIDRRKLILGQTALLIVALVCLAAAPNAWLLVIASAVVGIAGSVAQQVVPFAAELAGAKRRGQVVGTVMSGLLCGILLGRAVGGFTADHWGWRATFWLGAAMTAIVWVMLLVRLPHSEPKTRHSYFRLMKSLIELWREEPSLRRATCIQAAMFGSFIGLWTILALRLHEAFGLGADVAGLMGIVGAAGILIAPLAGRVADRRGPHAVIGLGCLIMLLSYAVLGLWGSLVGLIVGIILLDFGEQSALISNQHVVYALRPEARSRLNTLFMSGMFVGGAAGSWGASLSWRLGGWHAACVFGGALALLGFVLHFSGRLAAYAATRS; this is encoded by the coding sequence ATGTCACCCAATACGGTTGGTAGCGAATCTCCGGCGCAGTCCGCCGCCCCTGAAGAGCCCGGGTTAACACATCAACTGGACAGTTCATTGCTGATGGTGATGGCGGTTGCCTGCGGTGTCTTCGTCGCTAATATTTACTACAACCAGCCGATCCTGGAACTGTTGCAGCAGGCTTTCCCACGATCGCCTGGCCTCGTCAATCTGGTTCCGACGGCGACACAACTGGGTTTCGCCTGCGGTCTGTTTTTTCTGGTACCTCTGGGAGACCGGATTGATCGGAGAAAATTGATTCTCGGGCAAACGGCACTGCTAATCGTGGCGTTGGTCTGTCTTGCTGCAGCCCCGAATGCCTGGTTGCTGGTAATCGCTTCAGCAGTAGTCGGTATTGCGGGGTCTGTTGCCCAACAAGTCGTACCGTTCGCGGCAGAGCTAGCGGGGGCCAAGCGCCGTGGCCAGGTGGTCGGTACCGTGATGAGCGGCCTGCTTTGCGGCATTCTGCTGGGACGGGCCGTCGGCGGATTTACCGCCGATCATTGGGGCTGGCGTGCCACGTTCTGGCTAGGGGCCGCGATGACCGCCATTGTCTGGGTCATGTTGCTAGTCAGACTCCCACACAGTGAACCCAAGACAAGGCACAGCTACTTTCGTCTCATGAAGTCACTCATCGAGTTGTGGCGAGAAGAACCGTCACTGCGCCGTGCGACATGTATTCAAGCCGCGATGTTCGGTTCCTTTATTGGGCTATGGACGATTCTGGCATTGCGTCTGCATGAGGCCTTCGGCTTGGGGGCTGATGTGGCAGGCCTCATGGGGATCGTTGGTGCAGCGGGTATTCTGATTGCCCCACTTGCTGGCCGTGTCGCCGATCGTCGTGGACCCCATGCCGTTATCGGGCTTGGTTGTCTGATCATGCTGCTGTCGTACGCGGTGCTCGGCCTTTGGGGCAGCCTCGTTGGCCTGATCGTCGGCATTATCCTGTTGGACTTCGGCGAGCAGTCGGCTCTCATCTCCAACCAACACGTGGTGTACGCACTTCGCCCCGAGGCAAGAAGCCGACTCAACACGCTATTCATGAGCGGCATGTTCGTAGGCGGCGCCGCGGGTTCCTGGGGAGCAAGTCTCAGTTGGCGGCTAGGTGGATGGCACGCAGCGTGCGTATTCGGAGGCGCATTGGCATTGCTCGGGTTCGTTCTTCATTTCTCAGGGAGACTGGCTGCTTACGCCGCCACCAGGAGTTGA
- a CDS encoding transcriptional regulator encodes MPTGTKTRHERPSKGPDARDDDMVAFGRYQLFPGLRLLLRDGVRLDVGERALDVLVQLVSTAGQVVSKDSLLSRIWSKEVIEENSLQAQISSLRKILGDDRDLIATEFGRGYRFTGSVQAHRAVMSSIGAPQARVGLPSPRSPLIGRVEELLELNRLLATQTLCTLTGPAGIGKTRLAIEAASESSPCFPDGVYFADLSQLSVASVSPAISSALAGLAGTSTQQLASHTGRALLVVDNCEHVTSACAAAVERVLESDPQLSVLLTSQTPLGLDGEQVYRLRPLKLPPRIINAANARSYSAVELFVRRVTSADYHFELTETNVEQVTTLCRALDGVPLALEIAAARVPSLGLAAVAEDLALSSGLLAAQKRQTPGRHRTLGDALQWSYQLLDPVEQAVFQELAIFPADFTVAAAERVVSTNLERPTRLVDVLCSLVDKSLITLQAGTQPIRYRYLTMLRAYALEQLANRTAAMTEKHARFVEQLTSQAQRDWTSLPTTQWKRQYEHHIDDIRAALDWSLSDSKRRASGLLILANSAPFWIQLSLYDECRQRITNVLEETKIPPVEERQEMMIQTALATSLTWSRGPVPANGQAWTRAGDLALRLDDAETQLQAEYGLWLYHLRSGYYVQALQHGKNMADLAVRHRDQAALLTARRLIGTSHHFLGNHAEALSEIECMLDSYTRDERHGSHFRFGMDQRVAGWAFLSRILWVMGNTAKARRAAQIAIDEAMALDHACTLCCALAEGSCNVGALSGDVEGVKRASQQLIQVAGTHGLDFWALYGSAFSLWAKVFQDPNAVSFVELRSTLETLQARGFDPAYSVFLSDFASAMLEQGRMREAVSLINARLAGDATGQFWNAPELMRVKARTLSEKTSSRRAPRALVLQQALTLARAQGAKAWELRLTNGHVA; translated from the coding sequence ATGCCTACAGGTACAAAGACTCGCCATGAACGGCCGTCGAAGGGCCCTGACGCCCGCGACGACGATATGGTTGCTTTCGGCCGCTACCAGTTGTTCCCAGGTTTGCGGCTGCTATTGAGAGATGGTGTACGACTGGACGTAGGTGAGCGTGCGCTGGACGTGCTAGTCCAGCTTGTCAGTACGGCAGGCCAGGTCGTATCCAAAGATTCGCTTCTTTCCCGGATATGGTCGAAGGAGGTCATCGAGGAAAACAGCTTGCAGGCGCAGATTTCGTCGTTGCGAAAAATACTGGGGGATGATCGGGACCTTATCGCGACGGAATTCGGTCGAGGCTATCGTTTTACAGGTTCAGTGCAGGCGCATCGGGCTGTCATGTCGTCCATAGGCGCACCTCAAGCACGAGTTGGCCTGCCGAGCCCACGGTCTCCTTTGATCGGCCGCGTTGAGGAGCTATTGGAATTAAACCGGCTGCTGGCTACCCAAACGTTATGCACGCTCACAGGCCCTGCCGGCATAGGTAAGACTCGCCTCGCGATAGAGGCCGCGTCAGAATCCAGTCCCTGTTTTCCCGACGGGGTTTACTTCGCCGACTTGTCGCAACTCAGCGTAGCCTCAGTATCGCCAGCTATTTCGAGCGCGTTGGCGGGGCTTGCTGGGACAAGCACACAACAGTTGGCGTCTCACACGGGAAGGGCACTACTGGTCGTTGATAACTGCGAACACGTTACGTCGGCCTGTGCAGCGGCCGTTGAGCGGGTTCTGGAATCTGATCCGCAACTGAGCGTGCTGCTCACCAGCCAGACCCCATTGGGCCTGGACGGTGAGCAGGTCTACCGGCTCCGTCCTCTCAAGTTACCTCCGCGCATCATCAACGCAGCAAACGCAAGAAGCTATAGTGCGGTTGAACTGTTTGTCCGCCGCGTAACTTCCGCGGACTATCACTTCGAGCTTACGGAAACGAACGTGGAGCAGGTTACGACGTTATGCAGGGCGCTCGATGGGGTTCCACTGGCATTGGAAATCGCTGCAGCTCGCGTGCCATCGTTGGGTCTCGCAGCGGTCGCCGAAGATTTAGCCCTTTCGTCCGGATTGCTTGCCGCTCAGAAACGCCAGACCCCAGGTCGCCATCGGACGCTTGGTGACGCGCTGCAGTGGAGTTACCAATTGCTCGACCCCGTGGAACAAGCGGTGTTCCAGGAGCTGGCCATTTTCCCTGCCGATTTCACCGTCGCTGCCGCAGAACGTGTCGTATCCACCAATCTGGAAAGGCCCACGCGACTGGTTGATGTGCTTTGCAGCCTCGTTGACAAGTCGCTGATCACGTTGCAGGCCGGAACCCAGCCGATTCGCTATCGCTATCTAACCATGCTGCGGGCGTACGCCCTGGAGCAGCTTGCGAACCGCACGGCGGCCATGACTGAAAAGCATGCTCGCTTCGTTGAGCAATTGACTTCTCAAGCCCAACGGGATTGGACGTCGCTACCCACGACGCAATGGAAGCGACAATACGAACACCACATTGACGATATCAGGGCCGCTCTTGACTGGTCATTGTCAGATAGTAAGCGCCGTGCCTCGGGTCTGCTCATTCTCGCGAACTCCGCCCCATTCTGGATACAACTATCACTCTACGACGAGTGTCGCCAGCGGATTACGAACGTACTGGAAGAAACGAAAATTCCTCCCGTTGAAGAGCGCCAGGAGATGATGATCCAGACCGCACTGGCCACCTCGCTGACCTGGTCACGTGGACCGGTTCCGGCTAATGGGCAGGCCTGGACCAGGGCCGGCGATCTTGCGCTCCGGCTGGACGACGCGGAAACGCAACTGCAGGCTGAATACGGTCTATGGCTTTACCATCTCCGTAGCGGCTACTACGTACAGGCCCTCCAGCACGGGAAAAACATGGCAGATCTAGCCGTGAGACATCGCGATCAAGCGGCACTTCTGACGGCACGTCGTTTGATTGGGACATCTCATCATTTTCTGGGAAATCACGCTGAAGCTTTGTCTGAGATTGAGTGCATGCTCGACAGTTATACGCGCGACGAACGTCATGGCTCCCATTTCAGATTTGGAATGGACCAGCGCGTGGCAGGTTGGGCCTTTCTTTCGCGCATTCTGTGGGTAATGGGAAACACGGCCAAAGCGCGACGAGCAGCCCAGATAGCGATTGACGAGGCGATGGCACTGGATCACGCCTGCACCCTATGCTGCGCCCTTGCGGAGGGAAGCTGTAACGTGGGCGCACTTTCAGGAGACGTAGAAGGCGTCAAGCGTGCGTCCCAGCAGCTTATCCAGGTGGCAGGAACTCACGGTCTGGACTTTTGGGCACTCTATGGTTCGGCATTTTCACTTTGGGCGAAAGTATTCCAGGACCCGAACGCTGTCTCTTTCGTCGAGCTTCGATCGACACTGGAGACGCTGCAAGCCCGCGGATTTGATCCGGCTTATTCCGTATTCTTATCCGACTTTGCGAGCGCCATGCTGGAACAGGGCCGTATGCGAGAGGCAGTCAGCCTCATTAATGCCCGGCTGGCCGGCGACGCTACTGGACAGTTTTGGAACGCCCCTGAACTGATGAGAGTCAAGGCTCGGACGCTATCGGAGAAGACGTCATCCCGGCGAGCGCCACGGGCGTTAGTTTTGCAGCAAGCGTTGACGCTGGCGCGCGCTCAGGGCGCCAAGGCGTGGGAGCTAAGACTCACAAACGGACATGTCGCGTAG
- a CDS encoding Pimeloyl-ACP methyl ester carboxylesterase: MIARTFASPRHSTRYWEAGPTKGPLMIFLHGWPGGGLLWRAQIEAFASDGWHCIAPDMRGYGGSSTPDAPDAYALKEVVEDMVELHEHLGASPAVWVGHDLGSPVAGALATHHAKRSRAVVFVSVPYMPESFGLRSLVPLVNRKLYPADQYPDGQWDYYRFYLTHFDQTVTDFNADITATLAAIYRSGDPQSVDHVYRSALVSRNGGWFGSAHRAPAVVPDAALWPSADFDTLVDAFRVTGFRPGNAWYLNDEANIAYAQTAPDSGRLSQPVLFVNGEFDGICDITRSALGEPMRNACTDLSVATLRAGHWLPLELKAELAQVIRSWLETKVLS; encoded by the coding sequence ATGATCGCCCGCACCTTCGCCTCGCCCCGTCATTCCACGCGCTATTGGGAGGCTGGTCCTACCAAGGGGCCATTAATGATTTTCCTTCATGGCTGGCCCGGGGGCGGTCTGCTGTGGCGCGCGCAGATCGAGGCGTTCGCGTCGGATGGCTGGCACTGCATTGCGCCGGACATGCGCGGCTACGGTGGCTCGTCGACACCAGATGCGCCCGATGCCTATGCGCTCAAAGAGGTGGTTGAAGACATGGTCGAGCTTCATGAGCATCTGGGCGCGAGTCCGGCAGTATGGGTCGGCCACGACCTGGGAAGTCCGGTGGCCGGAGCGTTGGCTACGCATCATGCGAAGCGCAGCCGCGCGGTTGTGTTTGTCTCCGTTCCCTATATGCCCGAAAGCTTCGGGTTGCGCAGCCTGGTGCCCTTGGTCAATCGGAAGCTCTATCCGGCCGACCAGTATCCGGACGGGCAATGGGACTACTACCGCTTCTATTTGACGCATTTCGATCAGACCGTTACCGACTTCAATGCCGACATAACGGCGACACTGGCGGCGATCTACCGGTCTGGAGACCCGCAATCCGTGGACCACGTCTATCGCTCTGCGCTGGTCTCGCGCAATGGAGGCTGGTTCGGTTCGGCACATCGCGCGCCGGCGGTGGTGCCGGATGCGGCGCTCTGGCCGTCTGCTGACTTCGACACACTGGTTGATGCCTTCCGTGTTACCGGGTTTCGTCCGGGTAACGCGTGGTATCTGAACGATGAGGCAAACATCGCCTACGCTCAAACAGCGCCAGACAGCGGCCGCCTGAGCCAGCCCGTGCTGTTCGTGAACGGCGAATTCGATGGCATCTGCGACATTACCCGCAGCGCGCTCGGCGAGCCCATGCGAAACGCCTGCACCGATCTGTCTGTGGCGACGCTACGTGCAGGCCACTGGCTTCCGCTCGAACTCAAGGCTGAACTCGCCCAGGTCATCCGCTCCTGGCTCGAGACGAAGGTGCTGTCGTAG
- a CDS encoding Pimeloyl-ACP methyl ester carboxylesterase, protein MSASNRHEVTSDFNDGIKQYDIETNGITLHVTEQGEGPAVLFCHGFPDTSYTWRRQMKAMASAGYRAIAPDMRGYGRSSAPVDASLYTPLHTTGDLIGLLDALEIPRAVLVGHDWGATHAWNAALMRPDRFTAVFCLSVPFVPRGDVSVFDRMRKAGHQDKFYMFEQIRPDADEIWANAAVTIPGILYWASGTAPAGQQWSPMDPARTLHRAAPGPLPAWAPRDYVAHNIAEFQRTGFHGGLNYYRAAEPYFVLSAPWKGAKIVQPSFFIWGKADGLRELYPLSLDDLRAGLPGLAGGLELDNVGHWVQHEAAAEVSDQLLKFVRTIDLA, encoded by the coding sequence ATGAGCGCATCGAACAGGCATGAAGTGACTTCAGATTTCAACGATGGCATCAAACAATACGACATCGAGACCAATGGCATTACCTTGCACGTGACGGAGCAAGGGGAAGGGCCAGCGGTGCTGTTCTGCCATGGCTTTCCGGACACCTCCTATACGTGGCGGCGGCAGATGAAGGCCATGGCGTCGGCGGGATATCGAGCAATTGCCCCGGATATGCGTGGTTATGGGCGAAGCTCGGCTCCGGTCGACGCGAGCCTGTACACGCCGTTGCACACGACAGGCGACCTGATCGGTCTGCTCGATGCGCTGGAGATTCCCCGTGCCGTCCTCGTCGGTCATGATTGGGGGGCGACGCACGCGTGGAACGCGGCGCTGATGCGCCCGGACAGATTCACGGCGGTATTCTGCCTCAGTGTCCCTTTCGTGCCGCGCGGAGACGTCAGTGTTTTCGACCGGATGCGAAAGGCGGGGCATCAAGACAAGTTCTACATGTTCGAGCAAATTCGGCCCGACGCCGACGAAATCTGGGCCAATGCCGCGGTGACCATTCCGGGCATTCTGTATTGGGCATCGGGTACTGCGCCAGCCGGCCAGCAGTGGAGTCCAATGGATCCGGCTCGAACGCTTCATCGTGCGGCCCCCGGACCGTTGCCGGCGTGGGCACCACGGGACTACGTCGCGCATAACATCGCGGAATTTCAGCGTACCGGTTTCCACGGGGGATTGAATTACTACCGCGCGGCGGAGCCGTATTTCGTCCTGTCCGCTCCGTGGAAGGGCGCGAAGATCGTTCAGCCGTCGTTTTTTATCTGGGGTAAGGCGGACGGTCTGAGAGAGTTATATCCGCTTAGCCTGGACGACCTTCGCGCTGGCTTACCGGGCCTTGCAGGAGGACTCGAACTCGATAACGTGGGGCATTGGGTTCAACATGAGGCCGCGGCAGAGGTCAGCGACCAACTGCTGAAGTTCGTGCGTACCATTGATCTCGCATGA
- a CDS encoding Predicted arabinose efflux permease, MFS family produces MKQSIYWVMALAAGLVVANNYYNQPLLVDFAHTFSATDGQAGAVSIAAQAGYALGLLLFIPLGDKVELRKLFALTLAAAVVALVAMAAAPTLPWAVAASFAAGMASVAPQLLTPYAAKIAGPENRGKAVGIVMFGLLCGILVSRTVSGTIAAHFGWRSVYAFAAVTMVGVAIMLARVLPRIEPTFSGSYGALMRSLFALLREEPVVRQTALIAALQFAVFSAFWTTLAFHLHALDPRYGSETAGLFGLVGVVGASASYAAGKLTDTRDPRRIILAASIVLVASYMVLAWKGSSIGGLIVGVILLDLGMQSSHVSNMARSLAVKSTAMSRANTLYMTCRFAGGAIGAAFGNYAWSVWHWAGVCGVGLVFASASMLPQIIPASGWRRLAEESEKSADHEVREAR; encoded by the coding sequence ATGAAACAGTCGATCTACTGGGTCATGGCACTCGCAGCCGGACTCGTCGTCGCCAACAACTATTACAACCAGCCGCTGCTCGTCGATTTCGCGCATACGTTCAGCGCTACCGATGGTCAGGCCGGCGCGGTTTCCATCGCTGCGCAGGCTGGTTATGCGCTCGGCCTGCTCCTGTTCATTCCGCTCGGGGACAAGGTCGAGCTTCGCAAGCTCTTCGCGCTCACATTGGCGGCGGCCGTTGTCGCGCTTGTCGCGATGGCGGCGGCGCCCACGCTGCCCTGGGCCGTAGCGGCAAGCTTTGCCGCGGGCATGGCGAGTGTCGCGCCGCAACTGCTCACACCTTACGCGGCGAAGATTGCGGGCCCCGAAAACCGCGGCAAGGCCGTCGGAATCGTGATGTTCGGGCTGCTTTGCGGCATCCTTGTTTCTCGCACGGTATCGGGCACGATCGCTGCACATTTCGGATGGCGCTCTGTCTACGCGTTCGCGGCAGTCACGATGGTCGGCGTTGCCATCATGCTTGCGCGCGTGCTCCCGCGTATCGAGCCGACCTTCTCGGGTAGCTATGGTGCGTTGATGCGTTCGCTGTTTGCATTGCTGCGCGAGGAACCCGTCGTACGGCAGACCGCTTTGATCGCGGCGTTGCAATTCGCGGTATTCAGCGCCTTCTGGACGACGCTCGCGTTTCATCTGCACGCCCTCGACCCCCGTTACGGCAGCGAGACGGCGGGGTTGTTCGGACTCGTCGGCGTCGTCGGCGCGAGCGCGTCCTATGCTGCGGGGAAGCTGACCGATACGCGCGATCCGCGTCGAATCATCTTAGCCGCTAGCATTGTCCTCGTTGCCTCGTACATGGTGCTTGCGTGGAAAGGCTCGAGCATCGGCGGGCTAATCGTCGGGGTGATCCTGCTCGACCTCGGCATGCAAAGCTCCCATGTCTCGAACATGGCGCGCAGCCTGGCGGTTAAGAGCACTGCGATGAGCCGTGCCAACACGCTTTACATGACATGCCGCTTCGCAGGCGGGGCGATCGGCGCGGCGTTTGGCAACTATGCGTGGAGCGTGTGGCATTGGGCTGGGGTGTGCGGCGTTGGGCTCGTCTTTGCCAGCGCTTCGATGTTGCCGCAGATCATTCCTGCGTCCGGTTGGCGACGGCTTGCGGAGGAAAGCGAGAAAAGCGCCGACCATGAGGTGCGTGAAGCACGATAG
- a CDS encoding Protein of unknown function (manually curated), with translation MSRDLLLLLEPGFTDPNHPGERFICPDGAPIEGLLASDPALNARLEIRRLPFPRPRAVVVEALDAEHQSLPVLILGDEQPAPADAQTLGEKRFVTDTRRILDLLAQRHGFPKVH, from the coding sequence ATGAGCCGAGACCTGTTATTGCTGCTGGAACCGGGCTTTACCGATCCGAACCACCCCGGTGAGCGTTTTATCTGCCCGGATGGTGCGCCTATCGAAGGGTTGCTGGCGAGCGACCCGGCGCTCAACGCACGCCTGGAGATTCGCCGCCTGCCGTTCCCGCGTCCGCGCGCCGTGGTCGTGGAGGCGCTCGACGCTGAGCACCAGAGTCTGCCGGTGTTGATTCTCGGCGACGAACAGCCTGCGCCGGCTGATGCGCAGACGCTGGGCGAGAAGCGCTTCGTGACGGATACGCGCCGGATACTCGACCTGCTCGCGCAGCGTCACGGTTTCCCTAAGGTGCATTGA
- a CDS encoding transcriptional regulator, LysR family, translating to MDRFDAMNVFVRVVETGSLSAAARAIPMSLTSVSRHLSALEKQFGMQLLRRTTRHIALTNEGRLFFERAKSILADLDEVGTLLSAGQSEPAGRLRIAAPTLLGRTVIAPLLPFFLARHTAVSVELLLIDRAVNLVEEDIHLAIRVGRLPDSALVARKLGDVRMVVCAAPSYIERRGAPCSPDELRQHDCLVFSDQPGPVDWRFRSAGTRHSARITGRLWANALDVLAAAAIDGAGIVRAPSWQVAADIECGRLRRILQDYETMPAPVNVLFERARRTSPSVRAFLDYLVESTETGPLAGMPRFGEALGAANG from the coding sequence ATGGACCGATTCGACGCGATGAACGTGTTTGTCCGAGTGGTGGAAACCGGCAGTCTGTCTGCCGCCGCGCGTGCGATTCCGATGTCGCTGACTTCGGTGAGCCGCCACTTATCGGCGCTCGAGAAGCAATTCGGCATGCAACTGCTGCGGCGCACGACACGGCACATTGCGCTGACGAACGAGGGGCGCCTATTTTTTGAGCGCGCGAAGTCGATCCTCGCAGATCTGGACGAAGTGGGTACGTTGCTCAGTGCGGGCCAGAGCGAGCCGGCGGGCCGTTTGCGCATCGCCGCGCCCACGTTGCTCGGCCGAACCGTCATCGCGCCGCTCCTGCCGTTCTTCCTTGCGCGCCACACCGCAGTTTCGGTCGAGCTGCTGTTGATCGACCGCGCCGTGAATCTCGTCGAGGAGGACATCCACCTCGCGATTCGCGTGGGCCGCCTGCCCGACTCGGCGCTCGTGGCACGCAAGCTCGGTGACGTGCGCATGGTCGTTTGCGCCGCGCCGTCTTATATCGAACGCCGCGGCGCGCCTTGCTCGCCTGACGAGCTGCGCCAGCACGACTGCCTCGTTTTCTCCGACCAGCCTGGCCCCGTCGATTGGCGCTTCAGGTCCGCGGGCACTCGCCATTCCGCCCGCATCACAGGCCGCCTCTGGGCCAACGCGCTTGACGTGCTCGCTGCCGCGGCGATCGATGGTGCGGGCATCGTGCGCGCCCCGTCGTGGCAAGTAGCGGCCGACATCGAATGCGGCCGGCTGCGGCGTATCCTGCAGGACTACGAGACTATGCCTGCGCCTGTGAATGTGCTCTTCGAACGCGCGCGACGCACGTCGCCCTCAGTGCGGGCCTTCCTCGACTACCTGGTCGAATCGACGGAAACGGGCCCGCTCGCGGGCATGCCGCGCTTCGGCGAAGCGCTCGGCGCGGCAAACGGGTGA
- a CDS encoding Uncharacterized conserved protein YbjT, contains NAD(P)-binding and DUF2867 domains translates to MTSRKFFIAGATGDTGGAATAALLAAGEQVRTLVRREDARSDRLRAQGVEVLVGDLSDIDDVAHALQGITSAYFVYPIEAGGIAASASFAQAARETGIESIVNMSQISARREAKSHAARDHWISEQVFGWAGTPVTHLRPTFFAQWLTYPGQVASIKKDGALRLPFGVGRHAPIAAEDQGRVIAAILRDPAPHAGKVYPLHGPVEMNHHEIAAEMSKALGRTVTYQPVDLDLFKKRLDTDAKFGDTFTQHLLSVAVDYQEGIFAGTSSFIEELTGTAPMTVQAFITKHAALFA, encoded by the coding sequence ATGACCTCACGTAAATTTTTTATCGCAGGCGCGACGGGTGACACGGGCGGAGCAGCGACGGCGGCCCTTTTGGCTGCAGGCGAACAGGTCCGAACCCTGGTGCGACGCGAGGACGCCCGCTCAGATCGGCTGCGCGCGCAGGGCGTCGAGGTGCTGGTCGGCGACCTCTCGGATATCGACGACGTCGCACACGCTCTTCAAGGCATCACATCTGCCTATTTCGTCTACCCAATCGAGGCTGGAGGCATAGCGGCCAGCGCTTCGTTCGCACAGGCTGCCCGCGAGACCGGAATCGAATCCATCGTGAACATGTCGCAGATTTCGGCCCGCCGTGAAGCGAAAAGCCATGCCGCTCGGGACCATTGGATATCGGAGCAGGTGTTTGGCTGGGCAGGCACGCCGGTCACGCATCTGCGCCCTACGTTCTTCGCTCAATGGCTCACTTACCCGGGTCAAGTCGCGAGCATCAAGAAGGACGGCGCATTGCGCCTGCCCTTTGGCGTTGGGCGCCATGCGCCGATTGCAGCGGAGGATCAGGGTCGCGTGATTGCCGCCATCCTTCGTGATCCGGCACCGCACGCGGGCAAGGTATATCCGTTGCACGGGCCGGTCGAAATGAATCACCATGAGATTGCGGCAGAGATGAGCAAGGCGTTGGGTAGGACGGTGACGTATCAGCCGGTCGATCTCGACCTGTTCAAAAAACGCCTGGATACCGACGCAAAATTTGGCGACACATTCACGCAACATCTGCTATCGGTTGCGGTCGATTACCAAGAGGGCATTTTTGCCGGCACCAGTTCCTTCATCGAGGAATTGACCGGCACTGCGCCAATGACGGTACAGGCATTTATCACGAAGCACGCGGCGCTGTTCGCCTGA